From the Manihot esculenta cultivar AM560-2 chromosome 14, M.esculenta_v8, whole genome shotgun sequence genome, the window TTTACCACAACCTTGACATTTGttaaaatgtattttatttatagttaCTTCGActaatttatgttttttcctTTCAAATTAGGGATTATATGAATAAGCTGTCTTTGTAACTCAATTTATCCCCCTCCTAGGCAAAAGTAAAACAGAGGGagcaaaacaaaataaaagaaaaggggtGCTGCCTGGTATCTATACAATAATTCAGTTATTTGTCTTGATCCACCATGTAAATCatgtttaatttgattaattcagATGCATACTTGCTTTAACTTTTTCTGCTGCACTGTTTCTCTGTATTAATTGGCTCAATATTCTGTCTATACCTTGTGCTGCTTTCAGTGCAGAAAttctttttagtttttatacGTTTTACTTCACAGTTGCACTTCAAATTTACTTACTTCCAACTCATTTTCATTGGTGTATCATGTCACATTTGCTTTTCAtgtaaactttttttatttgttttaactAATGTTTTTGGATAATAATAATGCAAAATTTTAATGGTATTTCGGTGCTCAGAATATATGCTTTTTTGTTCATTAACAAAATCTTATAGCAATTTGGCATAAGTAAGAATTTGTTTTCATTTCTTATGTGCTTTTGTTTAACTATTGTAACTATTTACTTAAGAATGCCATATTTGATTGGCTTATCTAGGTCTTGTTATGAAATGACATACCAAACATTTATCTTACTACATTACATAAGCTTTCATGGTGCTGTATGACATGTCATTTTCCTGTGATTAAAAAGTATTCTAACTATTGGGAATTATTATTTTACAGCATGTGGAATCAAAAGCAACTGGAGTAGCTGGTAGTAGCCATGTAGTGGATAGATCAAATAGCGACTCAGACTTTAATGGGctcaaacaaaaccaaaaagtTGACGTTTCTGATCCTAATGGGTTATCTGAACTTGAGCAACTAAtgaaagataaaaaattttctaggTATATTGCATCCATtcattttattgtattttttggaTAGCAGTCCTATATTTGTTTTCTATAATATTGTGAAACATGGCCTTTTGTATTGCATTTTCCCTGCCATGTCTATGAACCAATATAGGAGCTGGCTGCTTtaatttaatgtgaaaccttTCTCTATGTTCTCTCCCCCTTGTTGTAGGGATGAAGTTAACCGTTTAATAGAGATAATAAATTCAAGGGCTATTGATCCTCCAGAGGTTGAGCGAGAAAGTAAATCTATAAGCCTCACTGTGGGAGATCTTAGAAGGTCTACGGTTGCCCTTGGGTTTTCAGGGAAGTCAGCTGAAGAAAAGCAAGAAGATTTGAATAGAGCTATTGGAGGAACCTCAAAAATTAGAGAAAGGAAATACTCAAATACAATTTCAGTAGATTCTCGAGAGCCTGCAAATGCCCTTGAAAATTCAAGGCATATTGAAGAAAAGCATGAAGAATTGGATAGATCTCCTCTTCTCCAGCTGAAAGTAAGTGAAATAATTAACGTGtgtttcactttctgaggttcTTAAAATCAGCTTTTAAATTCTTACTGGGAAAAAAAGCATCATTCTTGATGGTAACAAAGCCTTGACGCCACAAATGTGAACAACTATGGACAAGATATTTGAACACCAAAGAGAACAAAGAAACTTGGGgggaaaaaataaaacaagaagaaTTTTCTAATCTTGGTGGCAAAAGATGAGAATCTAACTTCTATAATGTCTAGTTTTTTCCTTTACCTGCGTTTCTTTTGCTGCTAAAATATGATCAAGTTGACATATATCTTTCTTTTATCTTGTATTATGACAAGCGCCCTGAACTATAAATTACTGTTTGCTAGTTTTATATCCATAGATAGTTTGATAATTGTTTGCTATCTGACAGGCACAACTACAGGATGATGTTGGTACTTCACCAATGGAAATTGCGAGAGCATATATGGAAAATCGAACGTCAGAAGTAGGCTATGGTACTCACAGCTTAGTTTCAAAAGATGAAGGGACAATACCAAGCAGTGAAGAACTTGTACTAAAACCCTTCTTGCCATCACCTGTCCCCAAATCATCTCCTTGCTGGCCAGGTGCCCTGGTGCAGGACCAGCGTGGCTATATGACCCCACAGAGTCAAAGAGGGAGAATTGGGCTTCATAATTTCCCCCGAACACCTTATTCTAGAACTATTTATTCAAAGTCTAAGTCCAAGGTATGTGGAATTATTGTTTAGTCTTGTGCTAATGATGCTTTAACATGATTTATTGCATATGTGATGATTGGTTTCTTTTCTGTCTCTGCAGTTGATTCCATTACAGGGCAATAGTGATAGAAACCCAAAAACGATAGCTACTCCCTTTCAGCAGGCGCAAAATCCATTTGGACAGGTACTCTTTCCATATTAGCAGTGATCAGAGTTGTTTGTCTTGATGCTGATGGAATTTATATCATCTCTATGATGCTCCTTCatgttattttgttattttaaaaatattgtagAATTTATAACATTGACACCCCTTTGATCTCctttggtatttttttttcataatgaaatttatatttatcgGGATGAGGGTTTGTGTGTGTACAAGCAATTACATTTGCAATTTTGCATTCTTGCTGTGAGTTCTGAAGAAATTCTGGTTTTGTTACAATAACAACTAAGCCTTAATTGCAAACTAGAAGAGGTCAGCTATATTGGTCCTTTTCAATATTCAGCCTCTGTTTGAAATCAagtccacatcaacatttaaataattgtaaatattttgatattattttcctCCACATCATTTGAGGTCTCTCCATTCTCTTCTCATTCATTCTACTACTAACTTAACACTGTGGTTAAACAATTTCAGTCCCATCATTGGAACTGGTGAATTCTGGATGCACTGGGAATgcaaaaaataatatgaaaggAAGGAAACATGAAGCTTTTTATTTCAATGGAAAATATAGAATGCCTACAATCAAATAACTTGCAAGTATGCTGCTACCTTTTCCTCTCAATTCTGGAAATAACAATCGGAATAAGAAATACAGAAATAACTGATAGCTCAAGTCCCAGGAGATAACCCCAATGCTAGCAAAGTGCTTCCCAGCTAATAGATGCAACTCAACAAAATACTCTCCTCCCTCTACTTCAGAAATTACTCCCATATAATATACAAAGCTTCTGAATCATTCCAGCTGGCCCATTTTCCATGTGACTCTTCCTCTGCTATTATCTCTAACAGAGCGAAGTCGTTTCCATATATATAGTTTCTGAATCATCCTGGCTGGCCCATTTTCCATGTGACTCTATCTCAACAATTCCCTCTAACGGGGAAGTCGTTACAACTAATTCCTTCTGTTTGTTTCTAGAATATTCTTTTCTATTCCTTTCTAATCCTCTTCTTTTCATATGTAGTATACTCTCAGTTGTCCTGTTCCTGGATCCCCATTTTCTGGACCTCTATCATTATGATACTAGAAGTTGTTTTGCATTATGGAACATTTCAAATAAGTTCTTTTTTTCTTGTTGATGCTGATTTTGTAAAAGTTTGAAGTTGTGCTGAAGAAATTTCAGGGATTAtacttattttcataatttttcctTTGATTGCATAGATAAATTCAAGGGGAAATGCTTTCAATGATGGCCATGGATCTGTGGGCCCCATCCGGAGATTACGGAATAAAGTCATTGCAGAAACTCCTAGAGGATCTGCTTATTTTAACAGTCCTCAGGTGGAAAACTTCAGTATTTCAGAAAGCTTATTTTCAACACCAaagataaattttgaaaatggaGGAACAGTTAGCTCTGTAAAATTTCAGTCTGCAAGCAGTAAGCCACAAAGCTCTGAAGTCAGTGTCCCAACTGTTCCTCCACATTCTAGTCTGGTAGCCCGGAAAATATTAGAGCACCTTGAGAGAAATCCACCCACCCCTAAAGATAAGTCTGCTGAGTTGAGGTTAGCCACTTCATGGAAGAAAGGTCAGTCCTCTGATCTAGCAACTATCATGCCCAGCAAACTTAACAGCCCAACTCAATTAGGAGGTTTGAATTCTTCTGAAAAATCAATTCAACTTCATAAAAATAATCCTTTGGAGCCTGTTAATGGGGTCACTGGTGATGCAAATAATGACACTTCAGCTTCAAAAATGAAAGTTGGTACAGCTTCAAAAGATGGTGATTATGCAGCGCATTCACAAGATTTTAGAAAACTCTGGGATTCCCAACAAATGACTGTGCATGAggtatttgttaattttttacaattgtggctttgatgaaattttatttattttctttttttacaagTGCTGACTGGGCATAAAAACATGGTATAAATCCTTTAGACGCCATCTAGCTTCACCCATGAAGTATTTAAGAAGGCAGTCTCAGCATTGGTAAATTTTGTACCATCATCTCTATGCAGTCCCTCTTGGGCAAGGGGAGCAATGACATGCTCTTTTTGGGTGGGAGCAGGGAGATGGATTTATGTGAGGGTTCGTGCCTTTGCATCTGTGGAGGAGAATATTGTATCATGTTGTCAGATTCAAGTGTGCCAAAGCACCAAGCAAGCCCTTATGTGTTAATAGATATATGCTTAACGGCGCTTATTGTATCATTCTTCCAACTAATGCAGCAAATGGTTATTAACTGTAGCAAATCAAGCCAAATGTGTTTTAACCTGGTTTCAATAGAATTACACACAAAAAATAGAACTACAGGCCTCACAATAGCCTGATTTAGGATTCACACCTATCAAGAAAGTCTAAACCCTTCTAGGATTAGATATGTTGCTGAAGTTGTTTTCaactgattttattttattaaaataaagcaCTCAAAGGACAAAACTTTGTATTGTCTTCCATCCATTTTCCTTatctgcattgcataatacagTCTTTAGAATTTCTGCATGTACTTGAACTATCTTCCTCATCATTTAATATACAGGATGTTTCAAATTCAAAGGTTCTGCCAAATGCTGCTGGTTCTGAGGTTTTCGGTTTACATAAAAAGCTTCCACCTCAATCTTCCGGTACAAAACCAGTGCTGCCTTCTATCAACGTTGATAAGCCTAACCAAAGGTGGACATTTTCCTCTGATAATAGCTCAGGATTTACTTTCCCAGTTTCTGCATCTTCTGGGGTATCATCTGAGCCGCCGACACCTTCTATCATGCCATTATCCTCATCCATTGATCTGCATCAACAGAATGATGGATCATCAATCCCTTCATACAATTTTGGCACGAAGAGGTCTACTCCAGCCCTTGTTTTTTCTTTCCCTTCAACAAGCAGCGTCCCCGTACCTGATGACGTATCTGACTTGAAGTTCAACTTCGGATCAGAAAAGACGCCGAGGATATCTTTCAGTTCTATAGGCCAAGGTGCCATATGTTACTGAGTGTAAGGATTGTTCAAGGATATTCATTTCTTTTCCTATTCCAGTTTTACTCTTTATTccaattggactatgttgaaTATTCAGTTTATATGAAGTCAATTAGTTGTATATTTAAGCCTCTGCATTATTATTCCTTGAGAGAGACGCAGGTAGAGAGCTAAGGGAAGAGTATAATGAAAGAGAATTTAGTGCTCCCAGAGATCTTGGCTGCAAGAGCTGTCATCCAAGGTGAAGAGTCTGTTTTCTATTTGCATGTTTGAGGTGATGTTGAGGAAGGTAATCCTGAAAATGTTGAATATTAAGAATTTGTTGTTGTACTGTCTGATTGAAATTGAACATGGGATAAGTTCTTATGATGGCCCATGGATAGTTCTAGGCGAAGCTCATGTTGGCCCAAAAGGTTTAGGACTGTTAAAGCGGTAACTAATAGGCATGTAATTTAGATTTTGGGAGACAAAAGTGGGTGAGTGGTGACCCAGATGTTTGGATGAGCTTCGAGTAGGCAAGAACAAATTCTGATCACACATTGAAGAATTTAAGCTTCACAATAGAACATGATGCCACTGGAAGAATCACATGTTGCTCCCATTTTCATTACAACAGGAACTTATCCCCAATTTTCAGCTAAGCTAGGTTGTCAGCTAGCGGGCCCTTTTCTCATTTATTATATCCTTCTCGTTTtcccatttttctttttatctcttTTATATGGTGTTTAAGATTCTATTAAGCAACTTATAGTCATTGCCAGACTCGCTCTTCTACCTTTAATTATTCCTTGTacgtgtgtatgaatgaaacaCTACTCATTTGTAGAGTTGTGTACTCAAATTTTGTTTGATTGgattaatttaactaaaaaatttaaagttattgaaaaatattaaaatcttgtTTGTTGGGccgttaatattttattatttgttgggTCGTTAATATTTTCTTGATTTTTTGGAAGTCATAAGACTTTTACTTTTGATGTCTGAcccaattaaattattttttgaaaagtttATTTTCCGCGGAGTAATATTTTCGAACCAAACGAGTCCTAAAAATTAGTAAATCTGAAGcataaaaaatatgtatatatttgcGTTTGTATTATAAAGatatacttattattatttttttatcttaaagTTTTTTCTTctatacttttaaatatttttatcttaaaataataattttatttctatttcaaAGAGTTTAAAAATAGGgtgtaaaatatttatatagtttaattggaattttctcatttttctagtGTGTTGGGTGGAATAACTAACTCATACAAGATTCATATGAATGACAATGtaaatagagttataataattgatttatatattaattataatataaaaaataataatattttgaaaagataaaaatataaaagtgaaTAGAAATTATAGACAAAtggtataatattaattatacacATCAGTACTTAGATAGGAATGTTATAGTAAAGGTCCAAAAACACCAATaatataaatgaaattattatgCTGGGACACTAAAAAAAGAGAAGGTTGTACTATTATTTTGATACAGCGGGATAGCAAAATGAAAttcattgaattaaaaaattactttaagataaaattatttaatttttaatacataattaaaaatacaattaaaatatcaaatagaATTTACTTTAATCATATTAATTTCTCCTTCCATTTTATAGAAATAGATTTACTTTcacttttccatttttttttaaaaatatcattaatttCAATACAAattgaaaatgttttaattctatttataatatttttttaatttatataaaaataaaataaatttaatttttgtaatacaGATAAAACAAATAAACAGAGGTGAGGTGACCAGtgagcagagagagagagaggaaagaGCAAAGAGTAGAGAAAGATATAGAAATGGAGCGGAAAGGAAGGGGGACGTGTTTGGTAGCGAAGGAAATGAATTAAATGCATTACAGAGACATGAATTTGACGTTTCAGATTCTAAGTGTCAGAGTGGCGGGGCTGCTCTTCTCTCCTCTCCACCGGAGTGGCCTcactcaccaccaccaccactctctgtcactttttttattttatttttttattttgtaagaaGAAAACATATATGCCAGCTTGTAATCTACTACAATCCACTTGCTGATCCGGATGTCTTTCAATCATTACTCTCCTTCCATCTTTCAAATACTTCCCTCCATTAACCCTGATTAGAAAAGTTAATCTGttctaaattatatattcaaaagattaaataatattaattaatttttatagtttattcttatttctattaaataaaattatcatttttataattttataaaatttatttttttaattatttcacttttctattaataaattaatataaatgaaaGTAATCATGTAAAATAAAGGATAACTCAatcaaatttcatatttcatttatatgTTTGACGGGTAATAGCAACTTCAATTCACCCATCCACTGTCTCATATTTGCCAACTCAAATTGTTTTCAAGTTTCATTCGtctaattaattcaaattttttaaaataaaagcgtTATATACTCAACACTACATAACTAAATTAAGTAGATGGATCCAGGCTAGAGTTTGGTGATCCTGTGATTATTATAAtgagaaaatggaagaaaaatcAAAGCTTTATCTTTAGTCTTACCCTTTTCCATTTATGAAAGACAGTAACATACAGATGGGGGAAGAGGCAAGTGGATGCTATGGTCCCCTAATGCCTTTATTATATCATAGATAATGTGAAATCttataattcattaattaaccctttgaaaatatataaaacaattAATCATTTCTAAAAACTCTTAGCAAAACTTGTCTGGCTAATTTTCTGaaataattgaatcaatcttaAGCTGAatggaagaaagaaaaagaaagaagtagGGCAATGTATTGGGTGGGAGAAGCCAAAAATGGTGGTCCATGAAATTCCTTTTCATTGAGTGGTAGACAGATAAACTCTTTTTCTTAGATATCTACTTTGAAACAGAAGAAAAAGGAAACAGCTTTTTTCATTCTATTCATTCAAAAATTAAACATACCCATTTGTAGAGAACTTGATAAATTTCTCATATAAAGCCTCTCTAGCTTTtcctttctatatatatatatatatttgcagCTTCTGCCTCTCAAAAACTagactttctttctttttcatctatatttcaTGCaactaacttttcttttttttttttctttatatatatatatataatactaaATTCAAATCCattcaataattataagaaaataaaataatagataaaaaaattgattgtgATT encodes:
- the LOC110599915 gene encoding nuclear pore complex protein NUP1 isoform X1; translation: MEKRDSQTTSFASLASEQRGAGGKLRKPPSRRPLATPYARPPQNQEQRGRWLSKLVDPAFRLIAGGANLIFPSFFSKSPSVNALPFPSAGYGSQDLHTEVEQNASGDDVNFAWNHVESKATGVAGSSHVVDRSNSDSDFNGLKQNQKVDVSDPNGLSELEQLMKDKKFSRDEVNRLIEIINSRAIDPPEVERESKSISLTVGDLRRSTVALGFSGKSAEEKQEDLNRAIGGTSKIRERKYSNTISVDSREPANALENSRHIEEKHEELDRSPLLQLKAQLQDDVGTSPMEIARAYMENRTSEVGYGTHSLVSKDEGTIPSSEELVLKPFLPSPVPKSSPCWPGALVQDQRGYMTPQSQRGRIGLHNFPRTPYSRTIYSKSKSKLIPLQGNSDRNPKTIATPFQQAQNPFGQINSRGNAFNDGHGSVGPIRRLRNKVIAETPRGSAYFNSPQVENFSISESLFSTPKINFENGGTVSSVKFQSASSKPQSSEVSVPTVPPHSSLVARKILEHLERNPPTPKDKSAELRLATSWKKGQSSDLATIMPSKLNSPTQLGGLNSSEKSIQLHKNNPLEPVNGVTGDANNDTSASKMKVGTASKDGDYAAHSQDFRKLWDSQQMTVHEDVSNSKVLPNAAGSEVFGLHKKLPPQSSGTKPVLPSINVDKPNQRWTFSSDNSSGFTFPVSASSGVSSEPPTPSIMPLSSSIDLHQQNDGSSIPSYNFGTKRSTPALVFSFPSTSSVPVPDDVSDLKFNFGSEKTPRISFSSIGQGAICY
- the LOC110599915 gene encoding nuclear pore complex protein NUP1 isoform X2, producing the protein MEKRDSQTTSFASLASEQRGAGGKLRKPPSRRPLATPYARPPQNQEQRGRWLSKLVDPAFRLIAGGANLIFPSFFSKSPSVNALPFPSAGYGSQDLHTEVEQNASGDDVNFAWNHVESKATGVAGSSHVVDRSNSDSDFNGLKQNQKVDVSDPNGLSELEQLMKDKKFSRDEVNRLIEIINSRAIDPPEVERESKSISLTVGDLRRSTVALGFSGKSAEEKQEDLNRAIGGTSKIRERKYSNTISVDSREPANALENSRHIEEKHEELDRSPLLQLKAQLQDDVGTSPMEIARAYMENRTSEVGYGTHSLVSKDEGTIPSSEELVLKPFLPSPVPKSSPCWPGALVQDQRGYMTPQSQRGRIGLHNFPRTPYSRTIYSKSKSKLIPLQGNSDRNPKTIATPFQQAQNPFGQINSRGNAFNDGHGSVGPIRRLRNKVIAETPRGSAYFNSPQVENFSISESLFSTPKINFENGGTVSSVKFQSASSKPQSSEVSVPTVPPHSSLVARKILEHLERNPPTPKDKSAELRLATSWKKGQSSDLATIMPSKLNSPTQLGGLNSSEKSIQLHKNNPLEPVNGVTGDANNDTSASKMKVGTASKDGDYAAHSQDFRKLWDSQQMTVHEVLPNAAGSEVFGLHKKLPPQSSGTKPVLPSINVDKPNQRWTFSSDNSSGFTFPVSASSGVSSEPPTPSIMPLSSSIDLHQQNDGSSIPSYNFGTKRSTPALVFSFPSTSSVPVPDDVSDLKFNFGSEKTPRISFSSIGQGAICY